The following proteins come from a genomic window of Crassostrea angulata isolate pt1a10 chromosome 1, ASM2561291v2, whole genome shotgun sequence:
- the LOC128190726 gene encoding uncharacterized protein LOC128190726 isoform X1: protein MGNGKMEVSFNGGWQKRGTGWNYDIFLLMWTFYFGTDTKRILQEDYDNRPFDKTNTKKWSDKGVVKAIGEVRRIGNSKIVSVTCRLDPTKFGMVKFIMWWVMWWRPKTAKTYGLIAGSFLNDMPVMGRNNLRWEKRNSLVTNLKPHLVCAVENMNSEMYMLQNNTGDYLRMYFIMDKCDPPGVFRCEVLIRTHNSAHREVPIRREFDAETTKEGKVESTCEKNQFKDLARNFMEIYDSLPGFYMDSMEHAFLMPDEEKGDPKKWRSEGGYTKMHAKFIEDKEKNMKYMELTCKVNIRKIKKTVNSVEAFYIFYQPDEEWPNARILLAGLVRSKGMWADPYRVRMFPELRMLLDKHKGMAWRGNSGKGKKATFTIAVPLKLCQTLKGAFQCQAAVEAPNLSKKKITMVRGWLKLRDTPFSTGSKKCRLEKLKGNRTRKSGGHAVIRLVNKKEKKGFSGAGAIVGGICGIIVFGVAGFVGYRLYRKKTQGSEKAKGGGGQGVIPPDAKGREMGAGTVTGTG, encoded by the exons ATGGGAAATGGAAAG ATGGAAGTAAGCTTCAATGGAGGCTGGCAGAAACGGGGTACAGGTTGGAACTATGACA TTTTTCTGCTGATGTGGACATTTTATTTTGGTACAGATACAAAACGG ATATTGCAAGAAGATTATGATAACAGACCTTTTGACAAGACAAACACAAAGAAATGGTCAG ACAAAGGTGTAGTCAAAGCGATTGGGGAGGTGAGGCGTATTGGCAATTCCAAAATTGTGTCTGTAACGTGTCGTCTAGACCCCACCAAATTTGGGATGGTGAAATTTATCATGTGGTGGGTCATGTGGTGGCGACCCAAAACCGCTAAAACTTACGGTCTCATTGCAG GTTCATTCTTGAACGATATGCCTGTTATGGGTAGAAATAACCTTAGATGGGAGAAACGGAACAGTCTTGTGACCAATCTGAAACCTCATTTAGTATGTGCTGTCGAAAACATGAACTCGGAGATGTACATGTTACAAAACA ACACGGGTGATTACCTGCGCATGTACTTTATCATGGACAAGTGCGACCCCCCGGGAGTGTTCCGCTGTGAGGTGTTGATCAGGACGCATAACAGTGCACACAGAGAAGTGCCTATTCGTAGAGAATTCGATGCCGAAACGACTAAGGAAGGAAAAGTGGAATCAACGT GTGAAAAGAATCAATTTAAGGACCTCGCTCGAAACTTCATGGAGATCTAT GACTCCCTACCCGGGTTTTACATGGATTCAATGGAACATGCTTTTCTCATGCCAg ATGAGGAAAAGGGAGACCCGAAGAAGTGGCGAAGCGAGG gtGGATACACAAAAATGCACGCCAAATTCATCGAGGATAAGGAAAAGAACATGAAATATATGGAGTTAACATGTAAAGTTAATAtcaggaaaataaaaaaaactgtcaacTCTGTTGAAGCATTCTACATTTTTTACCAGCCCGACGAGGAGTGGCCCAATGCACGGATACTGCTAGCCGGACTGGTGAGAAGTAAGGGAATGTGGGCGGATCCCTACAGAGTCCGGATGTTTCCGGAGCTGCGCATGTTGCTGGATAAACACAAAGGCATGGCCTGGAGGGGGAATTCAGGCAAGG gaaaaaaggCAACATTTACAATAGCTGTACCATTGAAGTTATGCCAAACTCTAAAAGGAGCATTCCAGTGTCAGGCGGCGGTGGAAGCCCCGAATTTgtctaaaaagaaaataacgaTGGTCAGAGGATGGCTTAAATTAAGAGACACCCCATTTTCAACTGGCAGCAAGAAATGCAGACTAGAGAAACTTAAAG GTAACCGTACCAGAAAAAGTGGGGGCCATGCCGTCATACGGTTAGTGAACAAGAAAGAGAAGAAGGGGTTCTCCGGGGCTGGGGCCATCGTCGGGGGCATTTGTGGCATCATTGTGTTTGGGGTGGCAGGATTTGTGGGTTATAGGCT gtATCGTAAGAAGACTCAAGGTTCCGAGAAG GCAAAAGGAGGGGGCGGACAAGGAGTAATACCACCTGATGCCAAAGGGCGAGAAATGGGGGCGGGGACGGTGACGGGGACGGGGTAA
- the LOC128190738 gene encoding uncharacterized protein LOC128190738 isoform X2, giving the protein MKLAMKTATKRKLQKAKQMSIQGKRKRLVKKIKKSCKEATNEVHEGVTFSKYAELDHDKGQEPTKTTEIPQRLTLPREKSYTYVTFDIETTGRGRDCEILQIAAGEDFNVYVHPRCNITEQASLVNGIQYNRDTNTMFHKGSEVRSKPIQDALLNFIDYIREIPEPILVGHNVCNFDLPIIANKLKEFNLFAEFSKHIVGFVDTLKIARRVFKKSEVGNFQQENLVNKLTNCTFLAHDAKEDVRALTVLFAERLEKEVQDEDLFHISFHDVKKKYSELLQRKNITVAAAQKLARSGIMPYHLQLAHGRNHGLKLLLDSFHVLLTTKYWSAVVRFLEKEE; this is encoded by the coding sequence ATGAAATTAGCAATGAAAACTGCGACCAAGCGGAAACTTCAGAAAGCGAAGCAGATGAGCATACAAGGGAAGAGAAAGCGACttgttaaaaagattaaaaagagCTGTAAGGAGGCCACAAATGAAGTCCACGAAGGAGTTACATTCTCTAAATATGCTGAATTAGATCATGATAAGGGGCAGGAACCAACCAAGACAACAGAAATCCCACAACGCCTGACACTTCCTAGAGAAAAGTCTTACACGTATGTCACCTTCGACATTGAAACAACAGGCAGGGGGAGGGACTGCGAAATTTTGCAGATTGCAGCTGGAGAAGATTTCAATGTTTATGTTCATCCACGCTGTAATATAACTGAGCAGGCCTCATTAGTAAATGGAATACAGTACAACAGGGATACAAATACCATGTTCCATAAAGGAAGTGAAGTAAGATCCAAGCCTATTCAAGATGcacttttaaatttcattgacTATATTAGGGAAATTCCTGAACCAATACTTGTTGGGCACAATGTCTGCAACTTTGATCTTCCAATCATTGCTAACAAACTGAAAGAATTCAACCTGTTCGCAGAGTTTTCAAAACATATTGTGGGTTTTGTGGACACGTTAAAAATTGCCAGaagagttttcaaaaaatcagaGGTGGGTAATTTTCAGCAAGAAAACTTGGTTAATAAACTCACAAACTGCACATTTTTAGCACATGATGCAAAAGAAGATGTTCGAGCATTGACTGTGTTGTTTGCGGAAAGGTTAGAGAAGGAAGTTCAAGATGAGGATCTGTTTCACATAAGCTTTCATGatgtgaaaaagaaatattcagAATTATTACAACGAAAGAACATCACAGTTGCAGCTGCACAAAAGTTAGCAAGAAGTGGTATTATGCCATATCACTTGCAGCTAGCTCATGGTAGAAACCATGGACTGAAATTGTTACTGGATAGTTTTCATGTTCTCCTAACAACCAAGTATTGGTCAGCTGTCGTTAGATTTCTTGAGAAAGAAGAGTAA
- the LOC128190726 gene encoding uncharacterized protein LOC128190726 isoform X2 — translation MKILFFFLLMWTFYFGTDTKRILQEDYDNRPFDKTNTKKWSDKGVVKAIGEVRRIGNSKIVSVTCRLDPTKFGMVKFIMWWVMWWRPKTAKTYGLIAGSFLNDMPVMGRNNLRWEKRNSLVTNLKPHLVCAVENMNSEMYMLQNNTGDYLRMYFIMDKCDPPGVFRCEVLIRTHNSAHREVPIRREFDAETTKEGKVESTCEKNQFKDLARNFMEIYDSLPGFYMDSMEHAFLMPDEEKGDPKKWRSEGGYTKMHAKFIEDKEKNMKYMELTCKVNIRKIKKTVNSVEAFYIFYQPDEEWPNARILLAGLVRSKGMWADPYRVRMFPELRMLLDKHKGMAWRGNSGKGKKATFTIAVPLKLCQTLKGAFQCQAAVEAPNLSKKKITMVRGWLKLRDTPFSTGSKKCRLEKLKGNRTRKSGGHAVIRLVNKKEKKGFSGAGAIVGGICGIIVFGVAGFVGYRLYRKKTQGSEKAKGGGGQGVIPPDAKGREMGAGTVTGTG, via the exons atgaagattttatttt TTTTTCTGCTGATGTGGACATTTTATTTTGGTACAGATACAAAACGG ATATTGCAAGAAGATTATGATAACAGACCTTTTGACAAGACAAACACAAAGAAATGGTCAG ACAAAGGTGTAGTCAAAGCGATTGGGGAGGTGAGGCGTATTGGCAATTCCAAAATTGTGTCTGTAACGTGTCGTCTAGACCCCACCAAATTTGGGATGGTGAAATTTATCATGTGGTGGGTCATGTGGTGGCGACCCAAAACCGCTAAAACTTACGGTCTCATTGCAG GTTCATTCTTGAACGATATGCCTGTTATGGGTAGAAATAACCTTAGATGGGAGAAACGGAACAGTCTTGTGACCAATCTGAAACCTCATTTAGTATGTGCTGTCGAAAACATGAACTCGGAGATGTACATGTTACAAAACA ACACGGGTGATTACCTGCGCATGTACTTTATCATGGACAAGTGCGACCCCCCGGGAGTGTTCCGCTGTGAGGTGTTGATCAGGACGCATAACAGTGCACACAGAGAAGTGCCTATTCGTAGAGAATTCGATGCCGAAACGACTAAGGAAGGAAAAGTGGAATCAACGT GTGAAAAGAATCAATTTAAGGACCTCGCTCGAAACTTCATGGAGATCTAT GACTCCCTACCCGGGTTTTACATGGATTCAATGGAACATGCTTTTCTCATGCCAg ATGAGGAAAAGGGAGACCCGAAGAAGTGGCGAAGCGAGG gtGGATACACAAAAATGCACGCCAAATTCATCGAGGATAAGGAAAAGAACATGAAATATATGGAGTTAACATGTAAAGTTAATAtcaggaaaataaaaaaaactgtcaacTCTGTTGAAGCATTCTACATTTTTTACCAGCCCGACGAGGAGTGGCCCAATGCACGGATACTGCTAGCCGGACTGGTGAGAAGTAAGGGAATGTGGGCGGATCCCTACAGAGTCCGGATGTTTCCGGAGCTGCGCATGTTGCTGGATAAACACAAAGGCATGGCCTGGAGGGGGAATTCAGGCAAGG gaaaaaaggCAACATTTACAATAGCTGTACCATTGAAGTTATGCCAAACTCTAAAAGGAGCATTCCAGTGTCAGGCGGCGGTGGAAGCCCCGAATTTgtctaaaaagaaaataacgaTGGTCAGAGGATGGCTTAAATTAAGAGACACCCCATTTTCAACTGGCAGCAAGAAATGCAGACTAGAGAAACTTAAAG GTAACCGTACCAGAAAAAGTGGGGGCCATGCCGTCATACGGTTAGTGAACAAGAAAGAGAAGAAGGGGTTCTCCGGGGCTGGGGCCATCGTCGGGGGCATTTGTGGCATCATTGTGTTTGGGGTGGCAGGATTTGTGGGTTATAGGCT gtATCGTAAGAAGACTCAAGGTTCCGAGAAG GCAAAAGGAGGGGGCGGACAAGGAGTAATACCACCTGATGCCAAAGGGCGAGAAATGGGGGCGGGGACGGTGACGGGGACGGGGTAA
- the LOC128190738 gene encoding uncharacterized protein LOC128190738 isoform X1 — protein sequence MKILISLSQRKLQKTSRISASVLQKNEGHGYLSKVNNAVGLSPGQFTMKLAMKTATKRKLQKAKQMSIQGKRKRLVKKIKKSCKEATNEVHEGVTFSKYAELDHDKGQEPTKTTEIPQRLTLPREKSYTYVTFDIETTGRGRDCEILQIAAGEDFNVYVHPRCNITEQASLVNGIQYNRDTNTMFHKGSEVRSKPIQDALLNFIDYIREIPEPILVGHNVCNFDLPIIANKLKEFNLFAEFSKHIVGFVDTLKIARRVFKKSEVGNFQQENLVNKLTNCTFLAHDAKEDVRALTVLFAERLEKEVQDEDLFHISFHDVKKKYSELLQRKNITVAAAQKLARSGIMPYHLQLAHGRNHGLKLLLDSFHVLLTTKYWSAVVRFLEKEE from the exons atgaaaattttaatttcattgtctCAACGAAAGCTCCAAAAAACAA GTAGAATATCAGCATCTGTATTGCAAAAAAATGAGGGCCATGGATATTTATCAAAG GTAAACAACGCAGTTGGATTATCCCCAGGACAATTCACCATGAAATTAGCAATGAAAACTGCGACCAAGCGGAAACTTCAGAAAGCGAAGCAGATGAGCATACAAGGGAAGAGAAAGCGACttgttaaaaagattaaaaagagCTGTAAGGAGGCCACAAATGAAGTCCACGAAGGAGTTACATTCTCTAAATATGCTGAATTAGATCATGATAAGGGGCAGGAACCAACCAAGACAACAGAAATCCCACAACGCCTGACACTTCCTAGAGAAAAGTCTTACACGTATGTCACCTTCGACATTGAAACAACAGGCAGGGGGAGGGACTGCGAAATTTTGCAGATTGCAGCTGGAGAAGATTTCAATGTTTATGTTCATCCACGCTGTAATATAACTGAGCAGGCCTCATTAGTAAATGGAATACAGTACAACAGGGATACAAATACCATGTTCCATAAAGGAAGTGAAGTAAGATCCAAGCCTATTCAAGATGcacttttaaatttcattgacTATATTAGGGAAATTCCTGAACCAATACTTGTTGGGCACAATGTCTGCAACTTTGATCTTCCAATCATTGCTAACAAACTGAAAGAATTCAACCTGTTCGCAGAGTTTTCAAAACATATTGTGGGTTTTGTGGACACGTTAAAAATTGCCAGaagagttttcaaaaaatcagaGGTGGGTAATTTTCAGCAAGAAAACTTGGTTAATAAACTCACAAACTGCACATTTTTAGCACATGATGCAAAAGAAGATGTTCGAGCATTGACTGTGTTGTTTGCGGAAAGGTTAGAGAAGGAAGTTCAAGATGAGGATCTGTTTCACATAAGCTTTCATGatgtgaaaaagaaatattcagAATTATTACAACGAAAGAACATCACAGTTGCAGCTGCACAAAAGTTAGCAAGAAGTGGTATTATGCCATATCACTTGCAGCTAGCTCATGGTAGAAACCATGGACTGAAATTGTTACTGGATAGTTTTCATGTTCTCCTAACAACCAAGTATTGGTCAGCTGTCGTTAGATTTCTTGAGAAAGAAGAGTAA